A window from Triticum aestivum cultivar Chinese Spring chromosome 6D, IWGSC CS RefSeq v2.1, whole genome shotgun sequence encodes these proteins:
- the LOC123143344 gene encoding histone H4 — MSGRGKGGKGLGKGGAKRHRKVLRDNIQGITKPAIRRLARRGGVKRISGLIYEETRGVLKIFLENVIRDAVTYTEHARRKTVTAMDVVYALKRQGRTLYGFGG; from the coding sequence ATGTCCGGCCGCGGCAAGGGAGGGAAGGGCCTCGGCAAGGGCGGCGCCAAGCGCCACCGTAAGGTGCTCCGCGACAACATCCAGGGCATCACCAAGCCGGCCATCCGGCGtctggcgcggcggggcggcgtgaagcgcatctcggggctcatctacgaggagacccgcggcgtgcTCAAGATCTTCCTGGAGAACGTCATCCGCGACGCCGTCACCTACACCGAGCACGCCCGCCGCAAGACCGTCACCGCCATGGACGTTGTCTACGCGCTCAAGCGACAGGGACGCACTCTCTACGGTTTCGGCGGCTAG
- the LOC123143347 gene encoding probable ribose-5-phosphate isomerase 3, chloroplastic isoform X2 produces MAAAATATATAVRLHAAATRRAAPRRPARLAVRADAARAATALTQDDLKRLAAVRAVEQVQSGMVLGLGTGSTAAFAVAEIGALLASGKLSGIVGVPTSKRTFEQATSLGIPLSTLDDHPVIDLAIDGADEVDPDLNLVKGRGGALLREKMVEAASGKFVVVVDETKLVTGLGGSGLAMPVEVVQFCWKHNQVRLQDLFNEEGCEAKLRLNEDGKPYVTDNSNYIVDLYFKTPIKDALGAGKEIAALEGVVEHGLFLNMATSVIIAGSDGVSVKTKF; encoded by the exons ATGGCCGCCGCCgcgaccgccaccgccaccgccgtccgCCTCCACGCGGCCGCCACGcgacgcgccgccccgcgccggccggcGCGCCTCGCGGTGCGCGCGGACGccgcgcgggcggcgacggcgctgACGCAGGACGACCTGAAGAGGCTCGCGGCGGTGCGCGCGGTGGAGCAGGTGCAGAGCGGCATGGTCCTGGGGCTCGGGACGGGGTCCACggccgccttcgccgtcgccgaGATCGGCGCGCTCCTCGCCAGCGGGAAGCTCTCCGGCATCGTCGGCGTGCCCACCTCCAAGCGCACCTTCGAGCAGGCCACGTCGCTGGGGATCCCCCTCTCCACCCTCGACGACCACCCCGTCATCGACCTCGCCATCGACGGCGCCGACGAG GTCGACCCAGATCTTAACCTTGTCAAAGGCCGGGGTGGAGCCCTGCTCCGGGAGAAGATGGTCGAGGCCGCATCAGGAAAGTTTGTCGTCGTCGTTGACGAGACGAAACTAGTCACCGGCCTAGGAGGGAGCGGCCTTGCCATGCCAGTGGAGGTCGTGCAGTTCTGCTGGAAGCACAACCAAGTAAGGCTGCAGGATCTGTTCAACGAAGAAGGTTGCGAGGCGAAGCTGAGACTGAATGAGGATGGCAAGCCCTATGTTACCGACAACTCGAACTACATTGTCGATTTATACTTCAAGACGCCGATAAAGGACGCGCTGGGCGCGGGCAAAGAGATTGCTGCTTTGGAAGGAGTTGTTGAGCACGGGTTGTTCTTGAACATGGCAACTTCAGTGATCATTGCTGGATCGGACGGCGTCAGTGTCAAAACAAA GTTCTAG
- the LOC123143347 gene encoding probable ribose-5-phosphate isomerase 3, chloroplastic isoform X1: MAAAATATATAVRLHAAATRRAAPRRPARLAVRADAARAATALTQDDLKRLAAVRAVEQVQSGMVLGLGTGSTAAFAVAEIGALLASGKLSGIVGVPTSKRTFEQATSLGIPLSTLDDHPVIDLAIDGADEVDPDLNLVKGRGGALLREKMVEAASGKFVVVVDETKLVTGLGGSGLAMPVEVVQFCWKHNQVRLQDLFNEEGCEAKLRLNEDGKPYVTDNSNYIVDLYFKTPIKDALGAGKEIAALEGVVEHGLFLNMATSVIIAGSDGVSVKTKESDCG; encoded by the exons ATGGCCGCCGCCgcgaccgccaccgccaccgccgtccgCCTCCACGCGGCCGCCACGcgacgcgccgccccgcgccggccggcGCGCCTCGCGGTGCGCGCGGACGccgcgcgggcggcgacggcgctgACGCAGGACGACCTGAAGAGGCTCGCGGCGGTGCGCGCGGTGGAGCAGGTGCAGAGCGGCATGGTCCTGGGGCTCGGGACGGGGTCCACggccgccttcgccgtcgccgaGATCGGCGCGCTCCTCGCCAGCGGGAAGCTCTCCGGCATCGTCGGCGTGCCCACCTCCAAGCGCACCTTCGAGCAGGCCACGTCGCTGGGGATCCCCCTCTCCACCCTCGACGACCACCCCGTCATCGACCTCGCCATCGACGGCGCCGACGAG GTCGACCCAGATCTTAACCTTGTCAAAGGCCGGGGTGGAGCCCTGCTCCGGGAGAAGATGGTCGAGGCCGCATCAGGAAAGTTTGTCGTCGTCGTTGACGAGACGAAACTAGTCACCGGCCTAGGAGGGAGCGGCCTTGCCATGCCAGTGGAGGTCGTGCAGTTCTGCTGGAAGCACAACCAAGTAAGGCTGCAGGATCTGTTCAACGAAGAAGGTTGCGAGGCGAAGCTGAGACTGAATGAGGATGGCAAGCCCTATGTTACCGACAACTCGAACTACATTGTCGATTTATACTTCAAGACGCCGATAAAGGACGCGCTGGGCGCGGGCAAAGAGATTGCTGCTTTGGAAGGAGTTGTTGAGCACGGGTTGTTCTTGAACATGGCAACTTCAGTGATCATTGCTGGATCGGACGGCGTCAGTGTCAAAACAAA AGAATCAGATTGCGGATAA
- the LOC123143345 gene encoding serine/threonine-protein kinase Nek3 isoform X2 — protein sequence MDQYEVLEQIGKGSFGSALLVRHKVEKKRYVLKKIRLARQTVRCRRSAHQEMELIAKVRSPYIVEYKDSWVEKGCYVCIVIGYCEGGDMLEAIKKANGSHFSEEKLCVWLVQLLMALDYLHASHILHRDVKCSNIFLTKDQNIRLGDFGLAKVLTSDDLASSVVGTPSYMCPELLADIPYGSKSDIWSLGCCIYEMTALKHAFKAFDMQTLINKINKSVVAPLPTIYSGAFRGLIKSMLRRNPDHRRSAVDLLNHPHLQPYVLEIQSKSSPARNMFPAILPNRHEKNKTTCSDDEDNCKPQYIKSQSFKVQRIVELDNATANHGPPQSTRTAKDCSEPLHQQMSQLPVQVTKEVVKEAMHDKHSKEKGSPARTPRRASSTPRRRLEPAKTFHARTAHKEEPPQSRSSEDQTEDQTRQATRRASLSPHMFKAPEKKRLVDILTRLKSPDVSVNTPRIDRIAEFPLASSEDPLYPIMNLLPPSITDKSITKDKCTFQVLRGDSESYTNTRDLNLLSIDNNQVGSSSDLRLKRFDTTSYRQRAEALEGLLEFSAQLLQQERFQELGILLKPFGPGKASPRETAIWLSKSFKETGL from the exons atggatcaatACGAGGTGCTGGAACAGATTGGGAAGGGCTCCTTTGGCTCTGCGCTCCTGGTCAGGCACAAGGTTGAGAAGAAGAG GTATGTCTTGAAGAAGATCCGGCTCGCCCGCCAGACCGTCAGGTGCCGTCGATCCGCGCACCAGGAG ATGGAGCTCATCGCAAAAGTAAGGAGCCCTTACATTGTGGAGTACAAAGATTCTTGGGTGGAGAAG GGGTGCTATGTGTGCATCGTGATCGGTTACTGCGAGGGAGGGGACAT GTTAGAGGCCATTAAAAAGGCCAACGGTAGCCATTTCTCGGAGGAG AAACTCTGTGTGTGGCTTGTGCAGCTCCTGATGGCGCTTGATTACCTGCATGCCAGTCATATCCTTCATCGAGATGTGAAG TGTTCAAATATATTTCTTACAAAGGACCAAAATATACGGCTCG GTGATTTTGGGCTGGCTAAAGTATTGACTTCTGATGATTTAGCTTCATCG GTTGTAGGAACTCCCAGTTACATGTGCCCTGAACTTCTTGCTGACATTCCATATGGCTCCAAGTCCGACATATGGTCGCTAG GATGCTGCATCTATGAGATGACTGCGCTGAAGCATGCATTCAAAGCATTT GATATGCAGACACTGATAAACAAGATTAACAAGTCTGTTGTCGCTCCTCTACCGACTATATATTCGGGTGCATT TAGGGGACTCATCAAAAGCATGCTGCGCAGAAATCCAGATCACAGACGAAGT GCTGTGGATCTGCTAAACCACCCGCATCTTCAGCCCTATGTGTTGGAAATCCAATCGAAATCAAGTCCGGCTCGCAATATGTTCCCAGCTATACTTCCTAACAGACATGAGAAAAACAAGACAACATGTTCTGATGATGAAGACAATTGCAAACCCCAATATATTAAGAGTCAGTCATTTAAAGTACAGAGGATTGTGGAACTTGACAATGCCACTGCTAACCATGGCCCTCCTCAGTCTACCAGAACAGCAAAAGATTGTTCAGAACCACTTCATCAACAGATGAGTCAGTTACCAGTCCAGGTCACCAAGGAAGTTGTCAAAGAAGCGATGCATGATAAACATTCAAAAGAAAAAGGATCACCGGCACGTACTCCACGAAGGGCGTCCTCGACTCCTAGGAGACGGCTAGAACCTGCAAAAACATTTCATGCTAGAACAGCTCACAAAGAGGAG CCTCCCCAATCAAGGTCTTCAGAAGACCAGACAGAAGACCAGACAAGACAAGCTACACGGCGAGCATCACTTTCCCCACACATGTTCAAAGCTCCTGAGAAGAAGCGACTTGTCGACATTCTCACCAGATTGAAGTCTCCTGATGTTTCAGTTAACACACCTCGAATCGACAGAATCGCTGAATTCCCACTGGCATCGTCTGAAGATCCATTGTATCCCATCATGAATCTCTTGCCACCATCTATCACTGACAAATCAATCACCAAGGACAAATGCACTTTCCAAGTGCTCCGGGGGGACAGCGAAAGCTACACCAACACTCGTGATCTGAACCTGCTCAGTATCGACAATAATCAAGTCGGAAGTTCATCCGATTTGAGGCTGAAGAGATTCGACACAACGTCCTACCGGCAGCGAGCTGAGGCTCTAGAGGGCTTGCTTGAGTTCAGTGCCCAGTTGCTCCAACAAGAGAGATTTCAGGAGCTGGGGATCTTGCTAAAGCCTTTTGGGCCTGGGAAGGCGTCTCCAAGAGAGacagccatatggttgtcaaagAGCTTCAAAGAAACGGGATTATAA
- the LOC123143345 gene encoding serine/threonine-protein kinase Nek3 isoform X1 translates to MDQYEVLEQIGKGSFGSALLVRHKVEKKRYVLKKIRLARQTVRCRRSAHQEMELIAKVRSPYIVEYKDSWVEKGCYVCIVIGYCEGGDMLEAIKKANGSHFSEEKLCVWLVQLLMALDYLHASHILHRDVKCSNIFLTKDQNIRLGDFGLAKVLTSDDLASSVVGTPSYMCPELLADIPYGSKSDIWSLGCCIYEMTALKHAFKAFDMQTLINKINKSVVAPLPTIYSGAFRGLIKSMLRRNPDHRRSAVDLLNHPHLQPYVLEIQSKSSPARNMFPAILPNRHEKNKTTCSDDEDNCKPQYIKSQSFKVQRIVELDNATANHGPPQSTRTAKDCSEPLHQQMSQLPVQVTKEVVKEAMHDKHSKEKGSPARTPRRASSTPRRRLEPAKTFHARTAHKEEQPPQSRSSEDQTEDQTRQATRRASLSPHMFKAPEKKRLVDILTRLKSPDVSVNTPRIDRIAEFPLASSEDPLYPIMNLLPPSITDKSITKDKCTFQVLRGDSESYTNTRDLNLLSIDNNQVGSSSDLRLKRFDTTSYRQRAEALEGLLEFSAQLLQQERFQELGILLKPFGPGKASPRETAIWLSKSFKETGL, encoded by the exons atggatcaatACGAGGTGCTGGAACAGATTGGGAAGGGCTCCTTTGGCTCTGCGCTCCTGGTCAGGCACAAGGTTGAGAAGAAGAG GTATGTCTTGAAGAAGATCCGGCTCGCCCGCCAGACCGTCAGGTGCCGTCGATCCGCGCACCAGGAG ATGGAGCTCATCGCAAAAGTAAGGAGCCCTTACATTGTGGAGTACAAAGATTCTTGGGTGGAGAAG GGGTGCTATGTGTGCATCGTGATCGGTTACTGCGAGGGAGGGGACAT GTTAGAGGCCATTAAAAAGGCCAACGGTAGCCATTTCTCGGAGGAG AAACTCTGTGTGTGGCTTGTGCAGCTCCTGATGGCGCTTGATTACCTGCATGCCAGTCATATCCTTCATCGAGATGTGAAG TGTTCAAATATATTTCTTACAAAGGACCAAAATATACGGCTCG GTGATTTTGGGCTGGCTAAAGTATTGACTTCTGATGATTTAGCTTCATCG GTTGTAGGAACTCCCAGTTACATGTGCCCTGAACTTCTTGCTGACATTCCATATGGCTCCAAGTCCGACATATGGTCGCTAG GATGCTGCATCTATGAGATGACTGCGCTGAAGCATGCATTCAAAGCATTT GATATGCAGACACTGATAAACAAGATTAACAAGTCTGTTGTCGCTCCTCTACCGACTATATATTCGGGTGCATT TAGGGGACTCATCAAAAGCATGCTGCGCAGAAATCCAGATCACAGACGAAGT GCTGTGGATCTGCTAAACCACCCGCATCTTCAGCCCTATGTGTTGGAAATCCAATCGAAATCAAGTCCGGCTCGCAATATGTTCCCAGCTATACTTCCTAACAGACATGAGAAAAACAAGACAACATGTTCTGATGATGAAGACAATTGCAAACCCCAATATATTAAGAGTCAGTCATTTAAAGTACAGAGGATTGTGGAACTTGACAATGCCACTGCTAACCATGGCCCTCCTCAGTCTACCAGAACAGCAAAAGATTGTTCAGAACCACTTCATCAACAGATGAGTCAGTTACCAGTCCAGGTCACCAAGGAAGTTGTCAAAGAAGCGATGCATGATAAACATTCAAAAGAAAAAGGATCACCGGCACGTACTCCACGAAGGGCGTCCTCGACTCCTAGGAGACGGCTAGAACCTGCAAAAACATTTCATGCTAGAACAGCTCACAAAGAGGAG CAGCCTCCCCAATCAAGGTCTTCAGAAGACCAGACAGAAGACCAGACAAGACAAGCTACACGGCGAGCATCACTTTCCCCACACATGTTCAAAGCTCCTGAGAAGAAGCGACTTGTCGACATTCTCACCAGATTGAAGTCTCCTGATGTTTCAGTTAACACACCTCGAATCGACAGAATCGCTGAATTCCCACTGGCATCGTCTGAAGATCCATTGTATCCCATCATGAATCTCTTGCCACCATCTATCACTGACAAATCAATCACCAAGGACAAATGCACTTTCCAAGTGCTCCGGGGGGACAGCGAAAGCTACACCAACACTCGTGATCTGAACCTGCTCAGTATCGACAATAATCAAGTCGGAAGTTCATCCGATTTGAGGCTGAAGAGATTCGACACAACGTCCTACCGGCAGCGAGCTGAGGCTCTAGAGGGCTTGCTTGAGTTCAGTGCCCAGTTGCTCCAACAAGAGAGATTTCAGGAGCTGGGGATCTTGCTAAAGCCTTTTGGGCCTGGGAAGGCGTCTCCAAGAGAGacagccatatggttgtcaaagAGCTTCAAAGAAACGGGATTATAA
- the LOC123140960 gene encoding uncharacterized protein: MSDLDLVAYINEENKRRKRRRIVLTKLHFESFLLGIAYLSTQRAPRDLGSFSDDEEKNIHRKYLLKGLYDGAEVTCYDQLRLTKRNFHDLCTMLRERAGQSGFGWDWINNKLSIDSEDVWIKYVAANKKVGFYKNKVIKNWDAITTIYSKDHANGEGAVTGAETVVEPTMEPNEASPEVPHKKQRTGDAILCLLGDMKGSFNDALKSLEPLPLPQVTPPAEILATLEMIPDLARGDILRSYGKLILSERLYQALLELPMNFRKEWLLMLE, translated from the exons ATGTCTGACTTGGACTTGGTTGCTTACATAAACGAGGAGAACAAAAGAAGAAAGAGGAGGCGAATAGTTTTGACCAAACTGCACTTTGAATCGTTTCTTCTTGGGATAGCATATCTTAGTACGCAGAGGGCACCAAGGGATTTAGGAAGCTTTAGTGACGATGAGGAAAAAAACATTCATCGGAAGTATTTGCTAAAAGGATTGTATGATGGGGCAGAAGTAACATGCTATGATCAGCTACGTTTAACTAAAAGAAACTTCCATGACTTATGCACCATGTTGCGTGAGAGGGCTGGTCAAAGTGGATTTGGGTGGGATTGGATCAATAACAAGTTGTCGATTGATAGTGAAGATGTGTGGATTAAATATGTCGCG gctAACAAGAAAGTAGGATTTTACAAGAACAAGGTCATTAAGAATTGGGATGCTATCACCACCATATACTCAAAAGATCATGCAAATGGTGAAGGTGCTGTCACAGGTGCTGAAACTGTTGTAGAACCAACTATGGAACCCAATGAAGCCTCTCCTGAAGTGCCACACAAAAAACAGCGGACTGGTGATGCCATCCTGTGCCTACTTGGGGATATGAAAGGCTCATTTAATGATGCTTTGAAGTCACTTGAGCCTTTACCTCTGCCCCAAGTTACACCTCCTGCTGAAATCCTCGCGACACTTGAGATGATCCCTGATTTGGCTCGTGGTGACATATTGCGATCTTATGGTAAGTTGATCCTTAGCGAACGCTTGTACCAAGCGCTTCTTGAGCTTCCCATGAACTTCAGGAAGGAATGGTTGTTGATGTTGGAATAG